The Gemmata palustris genome includes a region encoding these proteins:
- a CDS encoding FG-GAP repeat domain-containing protein: MLRRAYSPALQVELLEDRLNPAGSIIPAGEFNWTQYSPTGELGQLLWNGGNLVYQSRVAGAWSAQTVATSGAFTAAEYNSADAVERASQTAQLVFTSDGTPHALFLEKQWNGGAGRYQTLIQHYARTSAGWQKVETITPNWMSQWGPNNLVAEAGANNSIHLIFTETNAAATGVGNFGTGTLMYATNAGGAWGFAKIADTADLSQDVWFTGGRWTPRFLSLAVDSTNHAHVTYTPQFYIAGAFSTVNSTLMYATNRGGAWASQTVMAPLDSTADAGLGASVAVGPGDQIAIASYYVDRYNTGSPQSSKLMYHTLTAGGWTHATVTSTPDGYVAGDGARFTGFAPQLYFDASGRANIVFSDEAGEHLPVSYANEFAGQIRLATLNGSAWSLSTVFRQTDPIRNQLFFPVAATFKGQTTFAGLQATSTVDGNKNPVRTDFAVVDVNAPYGSALPPVSNSPPVAPSPPIVTSPPVALPVSSGTSTALPTGWAVASGAGVTTTQVLVYRPNGSLAMTVKPFGDGYRGGVRIARADINGDGVADLITASGAGIAARVRVWDGATAAMIADFDPFPGYQGGLWVAAGDLNADGVPDIAIGTDLGNVPHVKVFSGRGMTELASFYAYAPGFLGGVRVSMGDLNRDGYADLVTGAGYGAGPHVATFDGRSLALGQGPRKLVNDFYMYSPTMTAGLNLTVGDVDGDGFADIIAGPGSGPAHLRIVSGRALTTGQGQLDLVSTIAWTGDTSGLRVTAVDADGDGRTDVMLTSGNSTNGRVGLVTSANLIPPNPTGVQWIDAFPGLTTSVFVG, encoded by the coding sequence ATGCTCCGACGCGCGTACTCGCCCGCGCTTCAGGTTGAGCTACTGGAAGACCGGCTGAACCCAGCCGGTTCCATTATTCCCGCCGGAGAGTTCAACTGGACCCAGTACAGCCCCACGGGCGAACTGGGTCAGTTACTCTGGAACGGCGGGAACCTCGTCTACCAGTCCCGTGTAGCGGGCGCTTGGTCGGCCCAAACTGTTGCCACGTCCGGCGCGTTCACCGCGGCCGAGTACAACTCGGCCGATGCCGTGGAGCGGGCGTCGCAAACGGCGCAGCTCGTGTTCACGTCCGACGGCACCCCGCACGCGCTCTTCCTCGAGAAACAGTGGAACGGGGGCGCGGGCCGGTACCAGACGCTGATCCAGCACTACGCTCGCACGTCGGCCGGGTGGCAGAAGGTCGAGACGATCACCCCGAACTGGATGAGCCAGTGGGGGCCGAACAACCTCGTCGCGGAAGCCGGGGCGAACAACTCGATTCACCTGATCTTCACCGAGACCAACGCTGCGGCCACGGGCGTGGGCAATTTCGGCACGGGCACGCTGATGTACGCCACCAACGCGGGCGGCGCGTGGGGCTTCGCCAAGATCGCGGACACGGCCGACCTGAGCCAGGACGTGTGGTTCACGGGGGGCCGGTGGACCCCGCGGTTCCTGTCACTGGCGGTCGATTCCACGAATCACGCGCACGTGACCTACACACCGCAGTTCTACATCGCGGGCGCGTTCTCCACGGTGAACAGCACGCTGATGTACGCCACCAACCGGGGCGGTGCGTGGGCGTCGCAAACGGTGATGGCCCCACTGGACAGCACCGCCGACGCGGGCCTGGGGGCGAGCGTGGCTGTTGGACCGGGCGACCAAATCGCGATCGCGAGCTACTACGTGGACCGGTACAACACCGGCTCCCCCCAGAGCTCGAAGCTGATGTACCACACCCTCACCGCGGGCGGGTGGACGCACGCCACGGTCACGAGCACGCCCGACGGGTACGTTGCGGGGGACGGCGCGCGGTTCACCGGATTCGCGCCGCAACTGTATTTCGATGCCTCCGGGCGCGCGAACATCGTTTTCTCTGACGAAGCGGGCGAACACCTTCCCGTGAGTTACGCGAACGAGTTCGCGGGCCAAATTCGGCTCGCGACGCTCAACGGCTCGGCGTGGTCGCTCTCAACGGTGTTCCGCCAAACCGACCCGATCCGCAACCAGCTCTTCTTCCCGGTCGCCGCGACATTCAAAGGGCAGACAACGTTCGCCGGCTTGCAAGCGACCAGCACAGTTGATGGGAACAAGAACCCGGTCCGCACCGATTTCGCGGTGGTTGACGTGAACGCGCCATACGGGTCCGCCTTGCCTCCGGTCTCGAACTCTCCGCCGGTTGCGCCCTCGCCACCGATTGTCACTTCCCCACCGGTCGCGCTGCCCGTATCGTCGGGCACCTCAACAGCCTTGCCGACCGGGTGGGCGGTCGCGTCCGGCGCCGGTGTCACGACGACGCAGGTGCTCGTGTACCGGCCGAACGGCAGCCTGGCGATGACCGTGAAGCCGTTCGGCGACGGCTACCGCGGCGGGGTGCGCATCGCGCGGGCGGATATCAACGGCGACGGGGTCGCGGACCTCATTACTGCCAGCGGCGCGGGCATCGCCGCGCGCGTCCGCGTGTGGGACGGCGCGACCGCGGCCATGATCGCGGACTTCGACCCGTTCCCCGGGTACCAGGGCGGGCTGTGGGTCGCGGCCGGCGACCTGAACGCGGACGGCGTGCCCGATATCGCGATCGGTACTGATCTGGGCAACGTGCCGCACGTGAAGGTGTTCAGCGGGCGCGGAATGACCGAACTGGCGAGCTTCTATGCCTACGCGCCGGGGTTCCTCGGCGGGGTCCGTGTGTCAATGGGCGACCTGAACCGCGACGGGTACGCGGACCTCGTCACTGGCGCCGGGTACGGTGCCGGACCGCACGTGGCCACGTTCGATGGCCGGTCACTCGCGCTAGGGCAGGGGCCGCGGAAGTTGGTGAACGACTTCTATATGTATTCACCCACCATGACCGCCGGGTTGAACCTCACGGTGGGCGATGTGGACGGCGACGGGTTCGCGGACATCATCGCCGGGCCGGGCAGCGGCCCCGCGCACCTGCGGATCGTCAGCGGGCGAGCACTTACCACCGGGCAGGGGCAACTCGACCTGGTCAGCACGATCGCCTGGACCGGGGACACCAGCGGCCTGCGCGTGACCGCGGTGGACGCGGACGGCGACGGGCGCACCGACGTCATGCTCACCTCGGGCAACTCGACCAACGGGCGCGTGGGCCTGGTTACGTCGGCGAACCTGATCCCGCCGAACCCGACCGGGGTCCAGTGGATCGATGCGTTCCCCGGACTCACCACCAGCGTGTTCGTCGGCTGA
- a CDS encoding ABC transporter ATP-binding protein, with protein sequence MMEPLAIRTEGLTRTYRKPRKRRWWWSKSKPVGAEERDFVALDQVSLEVRPGELFGLLGPNGAGKTTLIKILTTLLAPSSGSARVDGLDVIADAELLRPRINMVSGGESSGYGILNVRENLWLFARIYGVPTAVAEERIDKMLGVVGLTDKATSRISYLSTGQRQKMNFCRGFITDPKILFLDEPTLGLDVTSARAIRTFVKDWMKERPDRTLLLTTHYMAEADELCDRLAIIDRGKVLACDTPANLKRQVQKYPIYELSLAPGHQGWGEVSKLPGVHQATTTTTPTTVELKVSLIEEPAIGAVVQALVTAGGRILTMKKVEPTLEDVFIELVGHGLTEDEGPKG encoded by the coding sequence ATGATGGAACCCCTGGCGATCCGCACCGAAGGTCTGACCCGCACGTACCGCAAGCCCCGCAAGCGGCGCTGGTGGTGGTCCAAATCAAAACCTGTTGGGGCCGAGGAGCGCGATTTCGTTGCCCTCGACCAAGTGTCCCTCGAGGTCCGCCCGGGTGAGCTGTTCGGGCTACTTGGGCCGAACGGTGCCGGGAAGACCACGCTCATCAAGATCCTAACGACCCTTCTCGCGCCGTCATCCGGTTCCGCGCGCGTGGACGGTTTGGACGTGATTGCCGATGCGGAGCTGCTCCGCCCGCGCATCAACATGGTGTCCGGCGGCGAGTCGAGCGGGTACGGCATCTTGAACGTGCGCGAGAACCTGTGGCTCTTCGCGCGCATTTACGGTGTACCCACGGCCGTTGCGGAAGAACGCATCGACAAAATGCTCGGCGTCGTCGGGTTAACCGACAAAGCAACGAGCCGTATCAGCTACCTTTCGACCGGCCAGCGACAGAAAATGAACTTTTGTCGCGGGTTCATCACAGATCCCAAAATCCTGTTCCTTGATGAGCCGACGCTCGGGCTCGACGTGACGAGTGCGCGCGCAATTCGCACTTTTGTTAAAGATTGGATGAAGGAGCGCCCGGACCGCACGCTGCTCCTTACGACGCACTACATGGCCGAAGCGGACGAACTCTGCGACCGGCTCGCGATCATCGATCGGGGCAAGGTGCTCGCGTGCGACACGCCCGCCAACCTGAAGCGCCAGGTGCAGAAGTACCCGATTTATGAGCTGAGCCTCGCACCGGGGCATCAAGGTTGGGGCGAAGTGAGCAAACTCCCCGGCGTCCACCAGGCCACGACAACCACCACACCCACGACGGTGGAACTTAAGGTGTCGTTGATTGAAGAACCGGCCATCGGTGCGGTGGTGCAGGCCCTCGTCACCGCCGGCGGACGCATTCTCACCATGAAGAAAGTGGAGCCGACCCTCGAAGACGTGTTCATTGAACTGGTCGGCCACGGGCTGACGGAAGACGAAGGGCCGAAGGGCTGA
- a CDS encoding ABC transporter permease, which yields MSAKLFLQVVQARTYPRLAWLFRSNSWMIQETVLPVLAVSAFAYAYRAMEAPQAYTGFLVLGAAMTTFWLNVLWGMGAQLYWERDSGNLELYVMSPAPMIAILTGMALGGMTTTIIRATAITVAGILLFDVPIDPSSWWLLVLGFVITLAALYGLGMLFASVFLMWGREAWHLVALLQEPIYLMSGTNFPVSVLPRAVALVASAIPLTLGMDAMRQVLFRSAGLFDVWTELSVLGSLAVVFFFIARWSLRRLERRAREEGKLTVRWQ from the coding sequence GTGTCAGCCAAGCTCTTCCTTCAAGTGGTTCAGGCGCGAACCTATCCGCGGTTGGCGTGGTTGTTCCGCAGCAACTCCTGGATGATTCAGGAAACCGTGCTGCCGGTTCTGGCGGTGTCCGCGTTCGCGTATGCGTACCGCGCGATGGAGGCGCCGCAAGCGTACACCGGGTTCCTCGTGCTCGGCGCCGCGATGACGACGTTCTGGCTGAACGTGCTGTGGGGCATGGGGGCTCAACTCTACTGGGAGCGCGACTCCGGGAACCTCGAACTCTACGTGATGTCGCCGGCCCCGATGATCGCCATTCTCACCGGCATGGCGCTCGGCGGTATGACCACGACCATTATTCGCGCCACCGCGATCACGGTCGCGGGGATACTGCTGTTCGATGTGCCGATCGACCCATCGAGCTGGTGGCTGCTCGTGTTGGGCTTCGTCATCACGCTCGCGGCGCTGTACGGTTTGGGGATGCTGTTCGCGTCCGTGTTTCTGATGTGGGGGCGCGAGGCGTGGCACCTCGTCGCGCTGTTACAAGAGCCGATCTACCTGATGAGCGGCACGAACTTCCCGGTGTCGGTGCTGCCGCGCGCGGTGGCACTCGTCGCGAGTGCGATTCCGCTCACACTCGGCATGGACGCGATGCGCCAGGTGCTGTTCCGCTCGGCCGGCCTGTTCGATGTGTGGACCGAGCTGAGTGTGTTGGGTTCGCTCGCGGTCGTGTTCTTCTTCATCGCGCGCTGGAGCCTGCGCCGCCTGGAGCGCCGCGCCCGTGAAGAGGGGAAGCTCACGGTCCGGTGGCAGTGA
- a CDS encoding vWA domain-containing protein has product MLLAKLKSSARGSLYVAKPTNSAFGYERPNPVNNSAPEVGGGHNAQNAEAYGVYRENEFRSPLVAPLSTFSADVNTASYSNVRRMLNEGKLPPASAVFLAEFVNYFPYQYAQPKGDDPVAFHVEMGPCPWNRQHHLVRVGVQAYQIPADKLPARNLVFLIDTSGSMQALNRLPLVKQSLGLLVGTLTERDRVSIVTYAGDSRVALGPTKGSDKKTIMDVVTGLDANGGTNGEGGIKKAYQSARDTFIEGGVNRVILCTDGDFNVGVTDNGELVKLIEEQRRSKVFLTILGYGMGNYKDDRLKELANHGNGHHAYIDTIDEAKKVFVEQGGALVCVAKDVKFQVDFNPEKVNAYRLVGYENRLLKDEDFKNDAKDAGDMGSGHQVTVLYEIVPVGVKIDLPEVDPSKYQKPKEVPANVSDEWLTVRMRYKQPEADASKELAKLHTGEVAKDLSDDFRFAATAASFGMLLRDSKFRGVMTYAGVLEEAQGCIGVDPNGHRKQFAELVALAKELALKEKNPDPKGIGAND; this is encoded by the coding sequence ATGCTTCTGGCAAAACTAAAGTCTTCAGCACGCGGAAGCCTCTATGTAGCGAAGCCTACGAATTCAGCCTTTGGGTACGAACGACCGAATCCCGTCAACAACAGCGCCCCCGAAGTCGGCGGCGGGCACAACGCGCAGAACGCAGAAGCCTACGGCGTGTACCGCGAGAACGAGTTCCGCTCGCCGCTTGTTGCGCCGCTATCCACGTTCTCTGCCGACGTGAACACTGCGTCGTACTCGAACGTTCGGCGCATGCTCAACGAGGGCAAGTTGCCGCCCGCAAGCGCGGTGTTCCTCGCGGAGTTCGTGAACTACTTCCCTTACCAGTACGCGCAACCCAAAGGCGACGATCCGGTCGCGTTCCACGTCGAAATGGGTCCGTGCCCGTGGAACCGGCAGCACCACCTCGTGCGCGTCGGGGTGCAGGCGTACCAAATTCCGGCGGACAAACTGCCAGCCCGGAATCTCGTGTTCCTCATCGACACGTCCGGCTCCATGCAAGCCCTCAATCGACTGCCACTCGTGAAGCAATCGCTCGGACTGCTCGTGGGCACACTCACCGAGCGGGATCGCGTGAGCATTGTGACCTACGCGGGCGACTCGCGCGTGGCCCTCGGCCCCACGAAGGGCAGCGACAAGAAAACCATCATGGACGTGGTAACGGGACTCGACGCGAACGGCGGTACCAACGGCGAAGGTGGGATCAAGAAGGCTTACCAGTCGGCCCGCGACACGTTCATTGAGGGCGGCGTGAACCGCGTCATTCTCTGCACCGACGGCGATTTCAATGTCGGCGTCACCGATAACGGTGAGCTGGTAAAGCTGATCGAAGAACAGCGGCGGAGCAAGGTGTTCCTCACGATCCTCGGTTACGGGATGGGCAACTACAAGGACGACCGGCTCAAGGAACTCGCGAACCACGGCAACGGGCACCACGCCTACATCGACACCATCGACGAAGCGAAAAAGGTGTTCGTGGAGCAAGGCGGCGCGCTGGTGTGCGTCGCGAAGGATGTGAAGTTCCAGGTGGACTTCAACCCGGAAAAAGTGAATGCGTACCGGCTCGTCGGGTACGAAAACCGGTTGCTGAAGGACGAAGACTTCAAGAATGATGCGAAGGACGCGGGTGATATGGGCAGCGGGCACCAAGTAACTGTGCTCTACGAAATCGTCCCCGTTGGCGTGAAGATCGATTTGCCGGAAGTCGATCCGAGCAAGTACCAGAAGCCGAAGGAAGTGCCCGCGAACGTTTCCGACGAGTGGCTCACGGTGAGAATGCGGTACAAACAGCCCGAAGCCGACGCGAGCAAAGAACTCGCGAAACTGCACACAGGCGAGGTGGCGAAAGACCTCAGCGACGACTTCCGGTTCGCCGCGACCGCCGCGTCGTTCGGCATGCTGCTCCGCGACTCGAAGTTCCGCGGTGTGATGACCTATGCGGGAGTCTTGGAGGAAGCCCAGGGATGTATCGGTGTCGACCCGAACGGGCACCGCAAGCAGTTCGCCGAGTTGGTGGCGCTCGCGAAGGAATTGGCCCTGAAAGAGAAGAACCCGGACCCGAAAGGCATCGGCGCGAACGACTAA
- the nagB gene encoding glucosamine-6-phosphate deaminase has translation MTAPQTLPHTRTRTVKFPTAAVAARYVAKEIDKLVRARNAAGKPTVLGLATGSTPVGLYRELIRMHKEEGLDLSRVVTFNLDEYYPMPKESQHSYFRWMHETLFGHVNIKWENIHIPDGTLKPEEVDAACAEYEEKIKSFGGIDIQILGIGRTGHIAFNEPGSPQNSRTRLVTLDSITRRDAADGFFGEKNVPHHALTMGVSSILEARRIFLMAFGEHKAGIVYKALEQAPTEVISASFLQDHKDATIVLDEAAAAELTAIKRPWEVGPCQWAPELVRKAVVTLALTVKKGLQKLNDDDFRDHHLYELLREKGPAEQIGEAVFLDRMETIKPYPAGRVAPVSSVDGDPRLGRRKGDIQAPKTVLVFSPHPDDDVISMGGTIIRLVEQGHKVHIAYMTSGNVAVFDHDARRFVDFVDEFVQSFGSATEQTSAGTIKERVYQFLDAKKPGELDSADVLKVKAVIRTTEARAGALACGIPPEQLEFMNLRFYHTGAKTKNPIHPQDIEDVVELLKRLNPHQVYVAGELSDPHGTHRVCAEAIYAATRRVRAEGFDPDVWLYKGAWEEWEPHEIEMAVPLSPEVLERKKQAIFRHQSQKDKAMFPGGTDRREFWQRAEQRNIATARTYDALGLPEYYALEAFVKWSDE, from the coding sequence ATGACTGCCCCGCAAACACTGCCACACACGCGAACACGGACCGTCAAGTTCCCGACTGCTGCGGTCGCCGCCCGATACGTCGCGAAGGAGATCGACAAACTCGTCCGCGCGCGGAACGCCGCCGGCAAGCCCACCGTGCTCGGGCTGGCTACCGGGAGCACGCCCGTCGGGTTGTACCGCGAACTGATTCGGATGCACAAGGAAGAAGGGTTGGACCTGTCGCGGGTCGTGACGTTCAACCTCGACGAATACTACCCGATGCCGAAGGAGAGCCAGCACTCGTACTTCCGGTGGATGCACGAAACGCTCTTCGGGCACGTCAACATTAAGTGGGAAAACATCCACATTCCCGACGGCACGCTCAAGCCGGAAGAAGTGGACGCGGCGTGCGCCGAGTACGAAGAGAAGATCAAGTCGTTCGGCGGGATTGACATCCAGATTCTGGGCATCGGCCGCACCGGGCACATCGCGTTCAACGAACCGGGGAGCCCGCAGAACAGCCGCACCCGGCTCGTGACCCTCGACAGCATCACCCGGCGCGACGCGGCGGACGGGTTCTTCGGCGAAAAGAACGTACCGCACCACGCGCTCACGATGGGCGTCTCCAGCATCCTCGAGGCCCGGCGCATCTTCCTGATGGCGTTCGGCGAACACAAGGCCGGCATCGTTTACAAGGCACTGGAACAGGCGCCCACGGAAGTCATTTCCGCGAGTTTCCTGCAGGACCACAAGGACGCGACGATCGTTCTCGACGAGGCCGCCGCCGCGGAACTGACCGCGATCAAGCGCCCGTGGGAAGTCGGGCCGTGCCAGTGGGCGCCGGAACTGGTCCGCAAGGCCGTCGTCACGCTCGCGCTGACGGTGAAGAAGGGGCTGCAAAAGCTCAACGACGACGACTTCCGCGACCACCACCTGTACGAACTGCTCCGCGAAAAGGGACCAGCCGAACAGATCGGCGAAGCGGTCTTCCTCGACCGCATGGAGACGATCAAGCCGTACCCCGCGGGCCGCGTCGCGCCGGTCTCGAGCGTGGACGGTGACCCGCGCCTCGGCCGGCGCAAGGGCGACATCCAGGCGCCGAAGACCGTGCTCGTGTTCTCGCCGCACCCCGACGACGACGTGATCTCGATGGGCGGTACGATCATCCGGCTCGTCGAGCAGGGGCACAAGGTCCACATCGCGTACATGACGAGCGGGAACGTCGCGGTGTTCGACCACGACGCGCGCCGGTTCGTGGACTTCGTGGACGAGTTCGTGCAGTCGTTCGGCAGCGCCACGGAGCAGACCAGCGCCGGCACCATCAAAGAGCGCGTGTACCAGTTCCTCGACGCGAAGAAGCCGGGCGAACTGGACAGCGCCGATGTGTTGAAGGTGAAGGCCGTGATTCGCACCACGGAGGCCCGCGCCGGGGCGCTCGCGTGCGGCATCCCGCCGGAGCAGTTGGAGTTCATGAACCTGCGGTTCTACCACACCGGGGCCAAGACCAAGAACCCGATCCACCCGCAGGACATTGAGGACGTCGTCGAATTGCTGAAGCGACTGAACCCGCACCAGGTGTACGTCGCGGGCGAGTTGAGCGACCCGCACGGTACGCACCGCGTGTGCGCGGAAGCGATCTACGCGGCCACGCGACGGGTGCGCGCGGAAGGTTTCGACCCGGACGTGTGGTTGTACAAGGGCGCGTGGGAAGAGTGGGAGCCGCACGAAATCGAAATGGCGGTGCCGCTCAGCCCGGAAGTGCTGGAGCGCAAGAAGCAGGCGATCTTCCGGCACCAGAGTCAGAAGGACAAGGCGATGTTCCCCGGCGGCACGGACCGGCGCGAGTTTTGGCAGCGCGCCGAGCAGCGGAACATCGCCACCGCCCGCACTTACGACGCACTGGGGCTGCCCGAATACTACGCTCTCGAAGCGTTCGTGAAGTGGAGCGACGAGTGA
- a CDS encoding tetratricopeptide repeat protein, giving the protein MSRDRATDDAQDLFTRGHKALTAGDYQEAIECYSRAIRLRPGDSAGYRYRAHAYLEMGDRVRALNDLDHAIRLKPDDAQLFADRAAELFAQTQYDQAIADCDRALKLDSTRTGLIALRARCHADRGDSASAFQDFETAITADHANAPRYRLWRAQLHLDIEDYFAATEDVTAVITADPKNADAFRLRATIRQQGGDYARAADDFTTALELKPGDPLVHLGRAICRFLLRDHVGATADGDEVIKQLPGVVKAYEIRGNARKALADLDGALADFNEAIKLAPSAVMPYNFRAGVNYAMKKYTAAVRDHMDALKRDPRSSGTFNQLAWIWATCPDPDVRNGDRARECATRACELTEWSEPGYLDTLAAACAECGEFDDAIKWQEKAIDLLSDSERRADYQTRLDLYEDGKPVRVVGGGEGA; this is encoded by the coding sequence ATGTCACGCGACCGCGCCACCGACGACGCCCAAGACCTGTTCACACGCGGCCACAAAGCGCTCACCGCCGGTGATTACCAGGAAGCCATCGAGTGCTACTCGCGCGCGATCCGGCTGCGGCCCGGCGATTCCGCCGGCTACCGGTACCGCGCGCACGCCTATCTCGAAATGGGCGACCGCGTGCGCGCCCTCAACGACCTGGACCACGCCATTCGCCTCAAACCGGACGACGCGCAACTGTTCGCCGATCGCGCGGCCGAACTGTTCGCGCAAACGCAGTACGATCAGGCCATTGCGGACTGCGACCGCGCGCTGAAGCTCGATTCCACGCGGACCGGACTGATCGCACTCCGGGCGCGGTGCCACGCGGACCGCGGCGACAGTGCGTCCGCTTTTCAAGACTTCGAGACCGCGATCACCGCGGACCACGCGAACGCCCCTCGCTACCGGTTGTGGCGCGCGCAACTGCACCTCGACATCGAAGACTACTTCGCCGCGACCGAGGACGTGACCGCGGTCATCACAGCCGACCCGAAGAACGCGGATGCGTTCCGCCTGCGGGCCACGATCCGCCAGCAGGGGGGCGACTACGCGAGAGCAGCGGACGACTTTACCACTGCGCTCGAACTGAAACCCGGCGACCCGCTCGTGCATTTGGGCCGCGCGATCTGCCGGTTCCTGCTCCGCGATCACGTCGGGGCCACGGCCGACGGCGACGAAGTGATTAAGCAGTTGCCGGGCGTGGTAAAGGCCTACGAGATCCGCGGGAACGCGCGCAAGGCGCTCGCCGACCTCGATGGCGCACTAGCGGACTTCAACGAAGCGATCAAACTCGCACCGAGCGCGGTCATGCCGTACAACTTTCGCGCCGGCGTGAACTACGCGATGAAGAAGTACACCGCGGCGGTTCGCGACCACATGGACGCACTGAAGCGCGACCCGCGGAGTTCGGGCACGTTCAACCAGCTCGCGTGGATCTGGGCCACCTGCCCGGACCCGGACGTGCGCAACGGTGACCGGGCACGCGAGTGCGCCACGCGCGCGTGCGAACTCACCGAATGGAGCGAACCGGGTTACCTCGACACCCTTGCTGCCGCGTGCGCCGAGTGCGGCGAGTTCGACGACGCGATCAAGTGGCAGGAGAAGGCGATCGATCTCCTGAGCGACTCGGAGCGCCGGGCCGACTACCAAACGCGCCTCGACCTTTACGAAGACGGCAAACCCGTCCGCGTCGTCGGTGGTGGTGAAGGAGCATAG
- a CDS encoding ATP-binding cassette domain-containing protein: MIDIQNLSIRQGTFALKGVALTVPQTQYAVLMGKSGCGKTTVLESIAGLRKPQTGTIVLAGRDVTHLRPAARHIGYVPQDGVLFSTMTVRDNIGFALAVRGDAAADVAKRVAELAERLEVAHLLDRFPYFLSGGEKHRVALGRALASRPPVLLLDEPLASLDDDTRDHLVSVLARVRDTREVTVLHVTHNRTEAERLADVVFHLKDGAVK; the protein is encoded by the coding sequence GTGATCGACATCCAGAACCTATCCATTCGGCAGGGCACGTTCGCGCTAAAAGGCGTGGCGCTCACCGTCCCACAGACTCAATACGCGGTGCTGATGGGTAAGAGCGGGTGCGGTAAAACGACCGTCCTCGAATCGATCGCCGGCTTGCGAAAACCGCAAACCGGCACGATCGTCCTCGCGGGCCGCGACGTAACGCACCTGCGCCCGGCCGCACGACACATCGGCTACGTTCCCCAAGACGGCGTGCTTTTTTCGACGATGACGGTGCGCGATAACATCGGGTTCGCCCTCGCGGTTCGCGGAGACGCTGCGGCCGATGTCGCGAAACGGGTCGCGGAACTGGCGGAGCGGCTCGAAGTCGCGCACCTGCTCGACCGCTTCCCGTACTTTCTGAGCGGCGGCGAGAAGCACCGCGTGGCGCTCGGGCGGGCACTGGCGAGCCGCCCGCCGGTGCTGCTGCTCGACGAGCCGCTCGCGTCCCTCGACGACGACACGCGCGATCACCTCGTTTCGGTGCTGGCGCGCGTGCGCGACACGCGAGAAGTGACGGTGCTGCACGTCACGCACAATCGCACAGAAGCGGAGCGCCTCGCGGACGTAGTGTTTCACTTGAAGGACGGGGCCGTGAAGTGA
- a CDS encoding AAA family ATPase — MAEIWRIPGCPEPPDWTVDLAALRELYPWLEPLGECPQDPIFHAEGDVLTHLGMVLTELAALPAFRALTEQDRHIVFAGTLLHDISKPECTRIEDDGRVRSPGHAVKGVYKARRILTDDEAFAPLGTPFEIREQILALVRWHGLPANYLDKPDPQRAVILTGLTTRMDLLTILAEADHRGRIVKKADDTMTRIELFRDFCEECESWDGPRAFANDVSRFHYFRTPSEHPTLHLFDDSKCEVTVLSGLPGSGKDTWVSERADGHEVISLDDIRRELDVEPGDNQSAVVAAAYDRAKVLLRRSESFVWNATNVSRMLRGKVIDLSAAYKARIRVVYLEPPIPSIRSRNTGRTKRVPERVWERLFDKLDVPTPAECHAVEYLVGEV, encoded by the coding sequence ATGGCCGAGATATGGCGCATTCCGGGCTGCCCGGAGCCACCCGATTGGACGGTGGACTTAGCGGCGCTGCGCGAACTCTACCCGTGGCTCGAACCGCTCGGCGAGTGCCCGCAAGACCCGATCTTCCACGCGGAAGGCGACGTACTCACGCACCTGGGTATGGTGCTCACGGAACTCGCCGCACTCCCGGCATTTCGCGCGCTGACCGAGCAAGACCGGCACATTGTCTTCGCCGGCACGCTGCTACACGACATCTCGAAGCCGGAATGCACGCGCATCGAAGACGACGGTCGCGTGCGGTCGCCCGGGCACGCGGTGAAGGGCGTGTACAAGGCACGGCGAATACTCACGGACGACGAAGCGTTTGCGCCGCTCGGCACACCGTTCGAGATTCGTGAGCAAATTCTCGCGCTCGTGCGCTGGCACGGACTCCCCGCGAACTACCTCGATAAGCCGGACCCGCAGCGCGCGGTGATCCTCACCGGCCTGACGACGCGCATGGATCTGCTCACGATTCTCGCCGAAGCCGACCACCGCGGGCGCATCGTGAAGAAGGCCGACGACACGATGACGCGGATCGAGTTGTTCCGCGACTTCTGTGAAGAGTGCGAATCGTGGGACGGTCCGCGTGCGTTCGCCAACGATGTGTCGCGGTTCCACTACTTCCGCACGCCGAGCGAGCACCCGACACTGCACCTCTTCGATGACTCGAAATGCGAAGTCACAGTTCTCAGCGGCCTGCCCGGTAGCGGAAAGGACACGTGGGTGAGCGAACGTGCGGACGGCCACGAAGTCATCTCGCTCGACGACATTCGCCGCGAACTCGATGTCGAACCGGGCGACAACCAAAGTGCGGTGGTCGCGGCGGCTTACGATCGGGCGAAAGTGCTACTGCGTCGCAGTGAATCGTTTGTGTGGAACGCGACGAACGTGTCCCGCATGCTGCGCGGCAAAGTGATCGACCTGAGCGCGGCGTACAAGGCGCGAATCCGCGTGGTGTACCTGGAACCGCCGATTCCATCGATCCGTTCGCGCAACACCGGCCGCACGAAGCGCGTTCCCGAGCGCGTTTGGGAGCGGCTATTCGACAAGCTCGACGTGCCGACTCCCGCGGAATGCCACGCGGTCGAATATCTGGTGGGTGAAGTTTGA